GCCACCGGCGACCTCGGCTATCTTGGCGCTGGCGGCCTGGTGGTGTGTGGTCGCGCGAAGGAAGTCATCTCCATCGCGGGACGCAACATCTTTCCGACGGAGGTCGAGCTGGTGGCAGCGCAAGTTCGCGGAGTGCGCGAAGGCGCCGTGGTCGCCTTGGGCACCGGTGATCGCTCGACCCGCCCCGGTCTGGTGGTCGCGGCCGAGTTCCGCGGCCCAGACGAGGCGAACGCCCGCGCCGAACTGATCCAACGCGTTGCGTCCGAGTGCGGTATCGTCCCGTCCGACGTCGTCTTCGTGTCGCCTGGATCACTGCCCCGGACGTCGTCTGGAAAACTGCGCCGCTTGGCAGTCCGGCGCTCCCTGGAGATGGCGGACTGATGACGGCCGGCTCCGACCTCGACGACTTCCGCGGTTTGCTCGCCAAAGCGTTCGACGAGCGGGTGGTGGCATGGACCGCAGAAGCGGAAGCGCAGGAACGTTTTCCGCGCCAGTTGATCGAACACCTGGGTGTCTGCGGCGTATTCGATGCGAAGTGGGCGACCGACGCCCGTCCCGACGTCGGTAAACTCGTCGAACTCGCTTTCGCGTTGGGCCAGCTGGCCTCTGCCGGCATCGGTGTGGGTGTCAGCTTGCATGACTCGGCGATCGCGATTTTGCGCCGGTTTGGTAAGTCGGACTACTTGCGGGATATCTGCGATCAGGCGATCCGTGGCGCCGCGGTGCTGTGCATCGGAGCCTCGGAGGAGTCCGGCGGATCCGACCTGCAGATCGTCGAAACCGAGATACGGTCCCGTGACGGTGGTTTCGAGGTCCGCGGCGTCAAGAAATTCGTGTCGCTGTCTCCGATCGCCGACCACATCATGGTGGTGGCCCGCAGCGTCGACCACGATCCGACCAGTAGGCACGGCAATGTCGCGGTCGTGGCCGTGCCGGCCGCACAAGTCAGCGTGCAGACCCCCTACCGCAAGGTCGGTGCGGGACCGCTGGATACCGCCGCGGTCTGCATCGACACCTGGGTACCGGCCGATGCACTGGTTGCGCGGGCCGGCACG
Above is a window of Mycobacterium tuberculosis H37Rv DNA encoding:
- the mbtN gene encoding acyl-[acyl-carrier-protein] dehydrogenase MbtN, whose product is MTAGSDLDDFRGLLAKAFDERVVAWTAEAEAQERFPRQLIEHLGVCGVFDAKWATDARPDVGKLVELAFALGQLASAGIGVGVSLHDSAIAILRRFGKSDYLRDICDQAIRGAAVLCIGASEESGGSDLQIVETEIRSRDGGFEVRGVKKFVSLSPIADHIMVVARSVDHDPTSRHGNVAVVAVPAAQVSVQTPYRKVGAGPLDTAAVCIDTWVPADALVARAGTGLAAISWGLAHERMSIAGQIAASCQRAIGITLARMMSRRQFGQTLFEHQALRLRMADLQARVDLLRYALHGIAEQGRLELRTAAAVKVTAARLGEEVISECMHIFGGAGYLVDETTLGKWWRDMKLARVGGGTDEVLWELVAAGMTPDHDGYAAVVGASKA